A stretch of the Oncorhynchus clarkii lewisi isolate Uvic-CL-2024 chromosome 9, UVic_Ocla_1.0, whole genome shotgun sequence genome encodes the following:
- the LOC139415911 gene encoding histidine N-acetyltransferase-like — protein sequence MKIENSLPRPQLPETPPQTGLQFTVATEEDFDEIMAISQDIYGGLDYLPTRYTAWLSESNRTVILARKQGKVIALESVCVIDDGETMLVEGLRVAPQERGKGVAGVLLRFCSQLVKSKWPEVKVTRLTRDDQLGPKDFQKYRLITKQGILLVRFNAEDLKLRLSELGPVVTLPTYSGGTPQGSDTPLVPPVLLDLNEAHQMFLNSGLMSNVLPNATIVQDWQPFKPVPSNMAILLKKDIDWMVDDRYTPTVASLCTHPFWVPGGPRGVGTDTYYLNIDVFGKDIGLVLHQFLSHLRRHATTLKGHVMCQMFLDPPMWKPMAEFCCQTLNVELVKEYTEQCVVESDVV from the exons ATGAAGATTGAGAATAGCCTGCCCCGCCCCCAGCTCCCTGAGACTCCGCCCCAGACAGGCCTGCAGTTCACCGTGGCGACGGAGGAGGACTTTGATGAGATCATGGCCATAAGCCAAGACATCTACGGAGGGCTGGACTACCTACCGACCCGCTACACCGCCTGGCTATCCGAGTCCAACCGCACTGTCATACTGGCCCGCAAGCAGGGCAAAGTG ATTGCCCTGGAGTCGGTGTGTGTGATTGACGATGGTGAGACCATGCTGGTGGAGGGGTTACGTGTGGCCCCCCAGGAAAGGGGGAAGGGCGTGGCAGGGGTGCTGCTACGGTTCTGCTCTCAACTGGTCAAGTCCAAGTGGCCTGAGGTGAAGGTGACCAGGCTGACCCGCGACGACCAGCTAGGGCCCAAGGACTTCCAGAAGTACCGCCTCATCACCAAACAG GGCATACTGCTGGTTCGCTTCAACGCTGAAGATCTCAAGCTCCGGCTCTCCGAACTGGGACCGGTTGTGACCCTCCCCACCTACTCCGGAGGTACCCCCCAGGGTTCTGACACCCCTCTGGTTCCCCCTGTCCTTCTGGACCTCAACGAGGCCCACCAGATGTTCCTCAACTCGGGCCTGATGTCCAACGTGCTCCCTAACGCTACTATCGTCCAGGACTGGCAGCCGTTCAAGCCAGTGCCCAGCAACATGGCCATTCTTCTGAAGAAG GACATCGACTGGATGGTGGACGACCGCTACACCCCCACTGTGGCCAGCCTGTGCACCCACCCCTTCTGGGTTCCTGGAGGTCCTCGCGGAGTTGGGACGGACACGTACTACCTCAACATCGACGTGTTTGGCAAGGACATAGGCCTGGTGCTCCATCAGTTCCTGAGTCACCTGAGGCGCCACGCCACCACCCTGAAGGGGCACGTCATGTGCCAGATGTTCCTGGATCCTCCCATGTGGAAACCCATGGCCGAATTCTGTTGCCAGACACTGAATGTGGAGCTGGTGAAGGAATACACGGAGCAATGCGTGGTCGAGTCGGATGTCGTGTAG